CCGGCCGCGTCGCGACGACGCAGACGCGGGCCTCGGGGTCGGCCCCCGCGAACACCGACCCCTCACCGTCGGTCATCGCTTCCCCAGCGCCCGCTCGAAGACCCGCTGGGCGCGCTCGTACCCCTCGTCCCGGTCGACGATCGGGTCGGGGTACTCGGCGGCGAGTCGCTCGCGTTCGTCGGCGGGCAGTGTCGGCCACTCGACGACCGTCCCGGCCGGCACGTCCCGCAGTTCCGGGACGTACCGCTTCACGAAGGTCGCTCCCTCGTCGTACTTGTCCATCTGTGCCACCGGGTCGAAGATGCGCACGTCCACCGAGTCGGTGCCCGTCGAGGCGATCCACTGCCAGTTGCCGGCGTTCGAGGCGGGGTCGTGGTCGACCAGTTGCTCGGCGAAGTGTCGTCGGCCCCGCCGCCAGTCGACCAGCAGGTGCTTCGTGAGGAAGGAAGCGACGACCTGGCGCGGCCGATTGTGGATGTACCCCTCCTCGCGGAGCTGGCGCATCCCCGCGTCGACCAGCGGATACCCCGTCTCGCCTCGTTTCCAGGCGTCGAAGTCGTCGGGATCGGTCCGCCACTCGATCCCGTTGGGGAACGACTTGTAGTTCGTCGATGGCAGGTCGGGCTGGTAGTACAGCAGGTGATAATTTCGCTCCCGCCAGGTGAGTTCGTCGAGGTACTTCCAGGCGTTGTCTCGCGTGTCGCCGGACGCGGACTCGTGGCGCTTGCTCGCGTCGCGGTACACCTCGCGGATCCCGATCATCCCGGCGGCGAGGTAGGGCGACATCCGCGAGACGGCGAGGGTCGGGTCGGCGACCGCCGCCGGGAGGTCGTCGCGGGTGTCGCGATAGCTGTCGATCCCCCCGTCGAGAAAGCCGTCGAACCGGTCGCGGCCGGCATCGTAGCCGGCCGCCGGGAGGTCGATGTCGACGACGGGGTCGTCCGGGATCGGTCCGGGGTCGACCCCGTCGAGGGCCGCGAGGTCGTCGGCGTCGAGTGCGGGCGCCGGCGGCTCCTTCGGGACTTCCTCCCAGGCGTCGCGGAACCGACCGTGGTTCGGGTACCGCTCGTCGAGACGGGCGGGGTCGACGAGCACGAGGTCAGTCTCGCTTGCCGTCTCGACACCGGCGTCGGCACAGGCAGCCTCGACGCGGTCCTCCCGCTCGCGCCGTTCCGGCCGGTAGTGGTCGTTGTAGACGACGGCGTCGGCGCCGACAGCGTCCGCCAGGGCCGGCAGCACCTCGCTCGGTCGCCCCTCGCGGACGATCAGGTCGCTCCCGCGCTCGCGATAGCCCTCGCGCAGCCGACGGACCCCGCGCAGGAAAAACGCCCGCTGTCGGTCCCCCACCCGGTCGAGCAGGTCGGGGTCGTGGACGAAGACGGGGACGACCGGACCGTCGGTGGCGGCGGTCGCCAGGCCCCGGTTGTCGCGAAGGCGCAGATCCCGCCGGTGCCACAACAGGCGCATAGCACCCGTTCAGGACGACGGCGGCTTAGTGGCTTCGACGGGAGCGCCGCGGGCGGGATCGGTCGAGTCCCGAGCGGGCAAAGCATTTGTCCGGTCGACGGAACGATCGGGGTGTGATCCGCGCGCTCGGGAGACGCGGTGCGCTCGCGGTGGCGCTCGTGGTCGTTGCGTCCGTCCTGCTCGGGTTCTGGCCGACGACCGTCCAGCCGGTCGACGACACCCTGAAGATCGACCACGCGCCCGACGACTTCGGCCCCGCCCACTACTACCCCGAGAACGACAGCGTCAGCTTCTGGACGAGCGCGAGCGGGAGCGAGCGCGCAGTCGAGCCGTTCGAAGAGTACGCCTGCCGGTACGGCGAGGA
The window above is part of the Halosimplex rubrum genome. Proteins encoded here:
- a CDS encoding cryptochrome/photolyase family protein gives rise to the protein MRLLWHRRDLRLRDNRGLATAATDGPVVPVFVHDPDLLDRVGDRQRAFFLRGVRRLREGYRERGSDLIVREGRPSEVLPALADAVGADAVVYNDHYRPERREREDRVEAACADAGVETASETDLVLVDPARLDERYPNHGRFRDAWEEVPKEPPAPALDADDLAALDGVDPGPIPDDPVVDIDLPAAGYDAGRDRFDGFLDGGIDSYRDTRDDLPAAVADPTLAVSRMSPYLAAGMIGIREVYRDASKRHESASGDTRDNAWKYLDELTWRERNYHLLYYQPDLPSTNYKSFPNGIEWRTDPDDFDAWKRGETGYPLVDAGMRQLREEGYIHNRPRQVVASFLTKHLLVDWRRGRRHFAEQLVDHDPASNAGNWQWIASTGTDSVDVRIFDPVAQMDKYDEGATFVKRYVPELRDVPAGTVVEWPTLPADERERLAAEYPDPIVDRDEGYERAQRVFERALGKR